The following are from one region of the Carassius auratus strain Wakin chromosome 43, ASM336829v1, whole genome shotgun sequence genome:
- the LOC113061611 gene encoding membrane protein FAM174B-like has protein sequence MWLYTLAIALIVIAHEVNGESHPSSATQLSSTLPPQEENPSDNATDAAAGSRISTILRDLPTIKSISIVIFVLTTLLITCLVIKLFRSTKKIRKMRKYDIITTPTKRVEMTPLNEEYYEEDDSSLFDVKYR, from the exons ATGTGGCTATATACTTTGGCCATTGCTCTCATTGTCATTGCGCATGAGGTGAACGGAGAGTCACATCCATCCTCAGCGACGCAGCTCAGTTCAACATTACCGCCTCAAGAAGAAAACCCATCAGATAATGCAACAGATGCAGCGGCTGGATCTCGAATTTCTACCATTTTAAGGGATCTTCCTACCATCAAAAGTATTTCGATTGTCATATTTGTATTAACAACCTTGCTAATCACGTGCCTCGTCATAAAACTATTCAG ATCGACAAAGAAGATCAGAAAAATGCGCAAGTATGACATCATCACAACTCCCACCAAGCGTGTTGAGATGACGCCTTTAAATGAAGAATATTACGAAGAAGACGACTCGAGCCTGTTCGATGTCAAGTACAG GTGA